One window of Globicephala melas chromosome 5, mGloMel1.2, whole genome shotgun sequence genomic DNA carries:
- the LOC115858126 gene encoding AP-3 complex subunit sigma-1-like isoform X1, translating to MIKAILVFNNHGKPRLSKFYQPYSEDTQQQIIRETFHLVSKRDENVCNFLEGGLLIGGSDNKLIYRHYATLYFVFCVDSSESELDILDRIQVFVETLDKCFENVCELDLIFHVDKVHNILAEMVMGGMVLETNMNEIVTQIDAQNKLEKSEAGLAGAPAHAVSAVKNMNLPEIPRNITIGDISIKVPNLPSFK from the coding sequence ATGATCAAGGCGATCCTCGTCTTTAACAACCACGGGAAGCCGCGGCTCTCCAAGTTCTACCAGCCCTACAGTGAAGATACACAACAGCAAATCATCAGGGAGACATTCCATTTGGTATCTAAGAGAGATGAAAATGTTTGTAATTTCCTAGAAGGAGGATTATTAATTGGAGGATCTGACAACAAACTGATTTATAGACATTATGCAACATTATATTTTGTCTTCTGTGTGGATTCTTCAGAAAGTGAACTTGACATTTTAGATCGAATTCAAGTATTTGTGGAAACATTAGACAAGTGTTTTGAAAACGTCTGTGAACTGGATTTAATTTTCCATGTAGACAAGGTTCACAATATTCTTGCAGAAATGGTGATGGGGGGAATGGTATTGGAGACCAACATGAATGAGATTGTTACACAAATTGATGCACAAAATAAACTGGAGAAATCTGAGGCTGGCTTAGCGGGAGCTCCAGCCCATGCTGTATCAGCTGTAAAGAATATGAATCTTCCTGAGATCCCAAGAAATATTACCATTGGTGACATCAGTATAAAAGTGCCAAACCTGccctcttttaaataa
- the LOC115858126 gene encoding AP-3 complex subunit sigma-1-like isoform X2, with amino-acid sequence MIKAILVFNNHGKPRLSKFYQPYIFVETLDKCFENVCELDLIFHVDKVHNILAEMVMGGMVLETNMNEIVTQIDAQNKLEKSEAGLAGAPAHAVSAVKNMNLPEIPRNITIGDISIKVPNLPSFK; translated from the exons ATGATCAAGGCGATCCTCGTCTTTAACAACCACGGGAAGCCGCGGCTCTCCAAGTTCTACCAGCCCTACA TATTTGTGGAAACATTAGACAAGTGTTTTGAAAACGTCTGTGAACTGGATTTAATTTTCCATGTAGACAAGGTTCACAATATTCTTGCAGAAATGGTGATGGGGGGAATGGTATTGGAGACCAACATGAATGAGATTGTTACACAAATTGATGCACAAAATAAACTGGAGAAATCTGAGGCTGGCTTAGCGGGAGCTCCAGCCCATGCTGTATCAGCTGTAAAGAATATGAATCTTCCTGAGATCCCAAGAAATATTACCATTGGTGACATCAGTATAAAAGTGCCAAACCTGccctcttttaaataa